The Nocardioides panzhihuensis genome has a segment encoding these proteins:
- the pepN gene encoding aminopeptidase N, whose product MTTQSLPLRRDEAADRASLLTIDDYDVRLDLAASEKTYRSVTTIRFTSRGGPTFVDLKPVSVERISLNGSPVDPVTLAKGRLPITTQEGANELVVEATMPFRNDGEGLHRSVDPADGRAYVYGMCFMDAAPTIFACFDQPDLKAPYTFHVTAPQDWTVIGNAPGTQTEPGVWELERSQPLSTYFVTLVAGPWHVIHDEHDGIPLSLSSRQSIAADLDKDAEELFTLTKQCFDEFHRLFGIRYPFGNYHQAFVPEFNAGAMENPGCVTFRDPLIFTSRVTRGMRIQRATTVAHEMAHQWFGDLVTPQWWDDLWLNESFAEYMGNRVTAEVTEYADAWADMSYARRQWGLTADQRGSTHSVAGNGAEDAVSALQNFDGISYSKGSAILRQLAASLGDDVFFAGAIDHFTKHRFGNATMHDLFGSWASAAAEAGVEFDLDTFTAQWLLTAGPDTLSWDPAKMVVNRTAPSLHPADRSHTFRAAILNGTSWTTEDITVNGDQTPLKVAANAVVLDPYDDTWAAAIPDWETVQALKGSIASITDDGLRAGVWNNLRSAWFNAAVDPADVIDVAEASLPIEDLEDTPRRTMPWLFGSVVPLAPEGARERLHDAALRKLAEVAPGSELQLSAYRAAIRSARSESLLREWLATPPAGIETDLDLRWRILAKLAEIGSATREELQAAYDAEPANDARIHHTGALVSIPDAEAKAYGWSVFTGETDLPNYDILAAGRAFWSGPAELTESYVERYFDELPATAEKRSGWSLAEAAEAFFPSGSVTEETIVAARAVVKQDPSTSSGHRLDPGVRRRVSDAADNLQRHLAIKITYPRT is encoded by the coding sequence GTGACCACCCAGAGCCTGCCCTTGCGCCGTGACGAGGCCGCCGACCGAGCCAGCCTGCTGACGATCGACGACTACGACGTACGTCTCGACCTGGCTGCCAGCGAGAAGACCTACCGTTCGGTGACGACGATCCGGTTCACCTCGAGAGGCGGGCCGACGTTCGTCGACCTGAAGCCGGTCTCGGTCGAGCGGATCAGCCTCAACGGCAGCCCCGTCGACCCGGTCACGCTCGCCAAGGGACGCCTCCCGATCACGACGCAGGAAGGCGCCAACGAGCTCGTAGTCGAGGCCACGATGCCGTTCCGCAACGACGGCGAAGGGTTGCACCGCAGCGTCGACCCCGCCGACGGCCGGGCCTACGTCTACGGCATGTGCTTCATGGACGCCGCCCCGACGATCTTCGCCTGCTTCGACCAGCCCGACCTGAAGGCGCCCTACACATTCCACGTGACCGCGCCGCAGGACTGGACGGTGATCGGCAACGCTCCGGGCACCCAGACCGAGCCCGGCGTGTGGGAGCTCGAGCGCAGCCAGCCGCTCTCGACGTACTTCGTCACGCTCGTCGCCGGTCCCTGGCACGTGATCCACGACGAGCACGATGGGATCCCGCTGTCGCTGAGCTCGCGGCAGAGCATCGCGGCCGACCTCGACAAGGACGCCGAGGAGCTCTTCACGCTCACCAAGCAGTGCTTCGACGAGTTCCACCGGCTCTTCGGCATCCGCTACCCGTTCGGCAACTACCATCAAGCGTTCGTGCCGGAGTTCAACGCCGGCGCGATGGAGAACCCGGGCTGCGTCACCTTCCGGGACCCGCTCATCTTCACCTCGCGGGTGACCCGCGGCATGCGCATCCAGCGTGCCACCACCGTCGCCCACGAGATGGCCCACCAGTGGTTCGGCGACCTGGTCACCCCGCAGTGGTGGGACGACCTGTGGCTCAACGAGTCCTTCGCCGAATACATGGGCAACCGGGTGACCGCCGAGGTGACCGAGTACGCCGACGCCTGGGCCGACATGTCCTACGCCCGCCGCCAGTGGGGGCTGACCGCCGACCAGCGCGGCTCGACGCACTCGGTGGCCGGCAACGGCGCCGAGGACGCGGTCTCGGCGCTGCAGAACTTCGACGGGATCTCCTACTCCAAGGGCTCCGCGATCCTGCGACAGCTGGCCGCCTCCCTGGGCGACGACGTCTTCTTCGCGGGCGCTATCGACCACTTCACCAAGCACCGGTTCGGCAACGCGACGATGCACGACCTGTTCGGCTCCTGGGCCTCGGCCGCCGCCGAGGCAGGTGTCGAGTTCGATCTCGACACCTTCACCGCCCAGTGGCTGCTCACCGCCGGGCCGGACACGCTCTCCTGGGACCCGGCCAAGATGGTCGTCAACCGCACCGCGCCCTCACTGCACCCGGCCGACCGCTCCCACACGTTCCGCGCGGCCATCCTCAACGGCACCAGCTGGACCACCGAGGACATCACGGTGAACGGCGACCAGACGCCGCTGAAGGTCGCCGCCAACGCCGTCGTGCTCGACCCGTACGACGACACCTGGGCCGCGGCGATCCCCGACTGGGAGACCGTGCAGGCGCTGAAGGGCTCGATCGCCTCGATCACCGACGACGGCCTGCGCGCAGGCGTGTGGAACAACCTGCGCAGCGCCTGGTTCAACGCCGCGGTCGACCCGGCCGACGTCATCGACGTCGCCGAGGCGTCCCTGCCGATCGAGGACCTCGAGGACACCCCGAGGCGTACGATGCCGTGGCTGTTCGGCTCTGTGGTCCCGCTGGCGCCCGAGGGTGCCCGTGAGCGGCTCCACGATGCTGCGCTGCGCAAGCTCGCCGAGGTCGCTCCCGGCTCCGAGCTGCAGCTGTCCGCCTACCGCGCGGCGATCCGCTCGGCTCGCTCCGAGTCGCTGCTGCGGGAGTGGCTGGCGACTCCCCCGGCCGGCATCGAGACCGACCTCGACCTGCGCTGGCGCATCCTCGCCAAGCTCGCCGAGATCGGCTCGGCGACCCGCGAGGAGCTGCAGGCCGCGTACGACGCGGAGCCCGCCAACGACGCCCGCATCCACCACACGGGCGCCCTGGTCAGCATTCCCGACGCGGAGGCGAAGGCGTACGGCTGGTCGGTGTTCACCGGCGAGACCGACCTGCCCAACTACGACATCCTGGCCGCCGGGCGAGCGTTCTGGAGCGGTCCGGCCGAGCTCACCGAGAGCTATGTCGAGCGCTATTTCGACGAGCTTCCGGCCACCGCCGAGAAGCGGTCCGGGTGGAGCCTCGCCGAGGCCGCCGAGGCGTTCTTCCCGAGCGGCTCGGTGACCGAGGAGACGATCGTCGCCGCTCGGGCGGTCGTCAAGCAGGACCCTTCGACAAGCTCAGGACACCGTCTCGACCCGGGCGTACGCCGCCGGGTCTCCGATGCTGCCGACAACCTGCAGCGCCACCTGGCGATCAAGATCACCTATCCGCGCACCTGA
- a CDS encoding S-adenosylmethionine:tRNA ribosyltransferase-isomerase, which produces MTMLAERPTTTFPFPDGTTAPAPAEWRGLERDGVRLLVASPGGVRHSRFHDLAGHLSPGDLVVVNDSVTEARQLDADLIGRGRVVLHLAQRLDTGWVVEIRSAPDASRAVLDAAEGDVVVTAGLRVTLAEPYPGGRASSPTGLGNRLWRADVTGDVTAELERAGRPIAYGYLDRRYPLDAYQTVFGHRPGSAEMPSAARPFTHPLVTELVTHGIQVAPVTLHTGVSSQEAGEAPGAEWFEVSETTARLVEQTRYAGGRIVAAGTTVTRALESAVVPATGAVKAASGWTDRVITPANPPYVVNGLITGWHDPQASHLLLVEAVAGPELAQAAYDAAVAGDYLWHEFGDSALLLP; this is translated from the coding sequence CTCGCCGAACGACCGACCACCACGTTCCCCTTCCCCGACGGCACCACCGCTCCCGCACCAGCGGAATGGCGCGGCCTCGAACGCGACGGCGTGCGCCTGCTCGTGGCGTCACCGGGCGGCGTACGACACTCCCGGTTCCACGACCTGGCCGGCCACCTCTCCCCCGGTGACCTGGTCGTGGTCAACGACTCGGTGACCGAGGCGCGTCAGCTCGACGCCGACCTCATCGGGCGCGGCCGGGTCGTCCTCCACCTCGCCCAGCGCCTCGACACCGGCTGGGTCGTGGAGATCCGCTCCGCGCCGGACGCCTCGCGGGCCGTGCTCGACGCGGCCGAGGGTGATGTCGTCGTGACCGCCGGCCTCCGGGTCACGCTGGCCGAGCCCTACCCCGGCGGCCGCGCCTCCTCCCCCACCGGGCTGGGCAACCGGCTGTGGCGCGCCGACGTCACCGGCGACGTGACCGCCGAGCTCGAGCGGGCGGGCCGCCCGATTGCGTACGGCTATCTCGACCGGCGCTACCCGCTCGACGCCTACCAGACGGTCTTCGGGCACCGCCCCGGGAGCGCCGAGATGCCCTCGGCCGCCCGCCCGTTCACCCATCCGCTGGTCACCGAGCTCGTCACGCACGGCATCCAGGTCGCACCGGTCACCCTGCACACCGGCGTCTCTTCCCAGGAGGCGGGCGAGGCCCCCGGCGCGGAGTGGTTCGAGGTCTCCGAGACCACGGCCCGGCTGGTCGAGCAGACCAGGTACGCCGGCGGCCGCATCGTCGCGGCCGGCACCACCGTCACCCGGGCCCTGGAGTCGGCGGTCGTCCCGGCGACCGGAGCGGTCAAGGCGGCGAGCGGCTGGACCGACCGGGTCATCACCCCCGCCAACCCGCCGTACGTCGTCAACGGGCTGATCACCGGCTGGCACGACCCACAGGCCAGCCACCTGCTGCTCGTCGAGGCCGTCGCCGGCCCTGAGCTAGCCCAGGCTGCCTACGACGCCGCTGTCGCCGGGGACTACCTGTGGCACGAGTTCGGCGACTCCGCCCTCCTGCTCCCCTGA
- a CDS encoding OsmC family protein, with translation MTDSAADLRSVSLEKIGEHRFRATNSRGGTLVLGHGEDPDFTPVEMLLAALAGCSALDVDFITGKRSPMEAFEALAAATKIRDEKGNRLVDISVTFDITFPEGEAGDAARKVLPDAIKKSETRLCTVGRTVSVGTPVTYAEGDL, from the coding sequence ATGACTGACTCTGCTGCAGACCTGCGCTCGGTATCTCTGGAGAAGATCGGCGAGCACCGCTTCCGCGCGACCAACTCCCGCGGAGGCACGTTGGTGCTCGGCCACGGGGAGGACCCCGACTTCACGCCGGTCGAGATGCTCCTCGCGGCCCTCGCCGGCTGCAGCGCGCTGGACGTCGACTTCATCACCGGCAAGCGGTCGCCGATGGAGGCCTTCGAGGCCCTCGCCGCGGCCACCAAGATCCGCGACGAGAAGGGAAACCGCCTGGTCGACATCTCGGTCACCTTCGACATCACCTTCCCCGAGGGCGAGGCCGGCGATGCCGCCCGCAAGGTCCTCCCGGACGCGATCAAGAAGTCCGAGACCCGGCTGTGCACCGTCGGCCGCACCGTCTCCGTCGGCACCCCCGTGACTTACGCCGAGGGCGACCTCTAA